Proteins encoded together in one Gigantopelta aegis isolate Gae_Host chromosome 8, Gae_host_genome, whole genome shotgun sequence window:
- the LOC121380042 gene encoding ragulator complex protein LAMTOR3-A-like: MTEELKSHLLKLMSTIDGLHAIVVTDRDGVLMLKVANENAPELALRPAFLCAFGLMTEQAGKMGMSQNKSIVSMYSSYQVVQLNKPPLLVSMIADADANTGDILHLENELKDVLTDVAKVIQMS; encoded by the exons ATGACTGAG gaGTTGAAGAGTCATTTGCTAAAATTGATGTCCAC aatTGATGGGCTTCATGCTATTGTTGTTACAGACAGAGATGGGGTATTAATGCTGAAAG TTGCTAATGAGAATGCCCCTGAACTGGCACTGCGACCAGCATTCTTATGTGCATTTGGACTGATGACAGAACAGGCTGGCAAGATGGGAATGTCACAGAACAAATCCATTGTGTCCATGTACAGTTCATATCAG GTGGTACAGCTGAACAAACCTCCTCTTTTGGTTTCTATGATAGCAGATGCTGATGCGAATACAG gtgaTATCCTACATTTGGAAAACGAACTTAAAGATGTTTTAACAGATGTGGCTAAAGTGATTCAGATGTCATGA